GGGGAACAGGTTCTGCTGAAAGACGTTCCCGTGAGCTATCTGCTTTTCCTGGAAAAACAACTGGTGGATCTGGTGACCTTTGTGCGTAAGCTGCCTGTGCTGGACGCCTCCGAAAGCTGGTCTTTCGACCCTGGTGCAGACTGCTACGCCACAGAACCCATCCAGACGGTGCGCACCAAGAAAATCCCACGCAACCACGTCAAAGCAGAGGCCACCGACAAGCACCCCGCCCAGGTGGAGGTCTACTACGAGGATGTGACTGTGGGTTACTGGCGCACCATCAAATTCTCTGGAGCCCTCCCTGCCCAGCGGGTCCATGAGCTTCTGGGTCGCATCCAGAAGTTGCAACAGGCCGTCAAATTTGCCCGTGAAGAAGCCAACGGCGTGGAGGCAAAAGAGCAGAAGGTTGGAGAAAAGATCTTCAATTACCTCTTCGGTTGATCTGGCCTACGCCGTTTGATGAATGCCCGGGGTCTGGCCCACCTCTATAATGGGTTCTGGAGTACCAGGCTCAGTCTGAACTTCAAGCTCACCGGAGCGAGGTGCACAGTGCAGGTTCGACTCCTGCCCCTGCCACTCCTGGCAGGGTGGCCCAACGGCAGAGGCACACCCAACTCCACCATCAACTTCAAGTTCTTGCTCCAGACTCCGTATTCGCTGCTGAACGTCAAATCGAATGCCAATGGTCGGAACTTGCTGGATATGGGTTCAAATCTCATCTGGCCCGCCACTCATGGGCCGGTGGCCTAACGGTAAGGCACAGCAACCTCAAGAATGAACCAGAGGCTTAAACGTGTTGATGTGTGCAATTGAGCAGCACACCCTGGCTCCGAATCAGGCTACGATTCGGGGCCGCTTTTTTGGACCCCCTGACAGATTCTGAGCTCAGGCTTCCAGGGTGTTGCGCGGTGCTTCAGGCTTTCTGGCGAACAGACTGGAGGCCATCAGCAGAATGGTCCCAGAGACAATGCAGATGTCTGCAAGGTTGAAAATGGGAAAGGGCTGCCCATAAATCCTCTGTGTGACCCAGGACAATTGGTGGGAATAAAACATGTCAATCACCTTGCCATACCAGAAAACATCAATGGCGTTTCCCACAGCCCCCACAGCGATCAGGAGCAAACTCCAGAAGGTGATGCCCTGGGGTTTCTGTTTTGAAAGATAAAACAGAAGGCCAATTCCCACCCCAACACGAAGCACAGCCAGGAAGACAGTGGCTCCAGCAAACAGGTTCCACGCTGCCCCTGTGTTAAAGGTGAGGATAAGGGACAGGACGTTCTGAATCACGGGTGTGTAGGTATCGGTCTGCAGGTGACCCAGAGACCAGACTTTAAGCCACTGGTCCAGTCCAATCAATACAGCGAAAATCAAGAGGGCAACGGGCATACTGCATGGTATCTGCCCGGAAGATGAGATAAAAAAACCGGAGGTAACCTCCAGTCACAGTTCCAAAACAGTGTTCAGGCTTCTGGCGTGGTTTGCTTTTTGGGCTCAGGTTTCTTGCTGAAGAGGCTGGCTGCAATCAGCAAAATGGTTCCCACCACCACACAGGAATCTGCAATGTTGAAAATGGGGAAGTCCTGCTGATGGATCTTCTGGGTGACCCAGGAGAGCTGGTGGGAGTAGAACATGTCCACCACTTTGCCCAGGCGAATGCCATCAATGGCATTGCCCACTGCTCCAGCAGCGATCAGAACCAGAGACCAGAAGGTGATGCCTCTGGGTTTTTCCCTCCAGAGGTAGACCAGAATCCCGATTCCCACCACCAGGCGCAGCACAGCCAGAATTTTGGTGGCTCCACCCAGCATTCCCCAGGCGGCACCTGTGTTGTAGACCAGGGTCAGGGAGAGCACATTGTCAATCAGGGGTTTCAGAACGTAAGGCTGCAGGTTTCCGACCGACCAGGCTTTAAGCCACTGGTCAAGACCAATCAGCACGGCAAAGACAATCAGAGCAAGCGGCATCCCTAGAAGTATACCGGAGCCAAAAATGAAACGGGTAGGGAAGATCACTGGC
Above is a genomic segment from Deinococcus cellulosilyticus NBRC 106333 = KACC 11606 containing:
- a CDS encoding DUF7873 family protein, with the translated sequence MPKLNQIIAVEKSVKSRSFQELTEAHHALQKPTLLAGISRTYRPKDEEGEQLPPESTRVQVKAEEIIQRTSQILSNLFDVTATKDWTNCEARANVVVGEQVLLKDVPVSYLLFLEKQLVDLVTFVRKLPVLDASESWSFDPGADCYATEPIQTVRTKKIPRNHVKAEATDKHPAQVEVYYEDVTVGYWRTIKFSGALPAQRVHELLGRIQKLQQAVKFAREEANGVEAKEQKVGEKIFNYLFG
- the lspA gene encoding signal peptidase II; protein product: MPVALLIFAVLIGLDQWLKVWSLGHLQTDTYTPVIQNVLSLILTFNTGAAWNLFAGATVFLAVLRVGVGIGLLFYLSKQKPQGITFWSLLLIAVGAVGNAIDVFWYGKVIDMFYSHQLSWVTQRIYGQPFPIFNLADICIVSGTILLMASSLFARKPEAPRNTLEA
- the lspA gene encoding signal peptidase II encodes the protein MPLALIVFAVLIGLDQWLKAWSVGNLQPYVLKPLIDNVLSLTLVYNTGAAWGMLGGATKILAVLRLVVGIGILVYLWREKPRGITFWSLVLIAAGAVGNAIDGIRLGKVVDMFYSHQLSWVTQKIHQQDFPIFNIADSCVVVGTILLIAASLFSKKPEPKKQTTPEA